The proteins below are encoded in one region of Leptotrichia sp. oral taxon 218:
- the murI gene encoding glutamate racemase, which translates to MSIGVFDSGIGGLTVLKEIRKVLPNEKIFYFGDTARVPYGEKTKELITRYSKEIVEFLLDKEVSAIVVACNTATALALEELKKTFKIPIVGVIKAGAKTAINTTKSGNIGVIGTKATVNSKRYEEEIKKLSKKNIKVIEKACPLFVPAVEEGILDGKLVDQIIKTYLDDFEKGIDTLILGCTHYPLLKSAIGKIYTDLNIVDPARETALDLKEILEEKNLLKNDATKNREVKYYVTDGKDKFKEIGIMFLDENIEKVELVKL; encoded by the coding sequence ATGTCAATTGGAGTATTTGATTCTGGAATTGGTGGACTTACCGTTTTGAAAGAAATTAGAAAAGTTTTACCAAATGAAAAAATATTTTATTTTGGAGATACGGCGAGAGTTCCGTATGGAGAAAAAACGAAAGAGCTGATAACTAGATATTCAAAAGAAATTGTGGAATTTTTGCTGGACAAAGAAGTTAGTGCGATTGTAGTTGCTTGTAATACAGCTACAGCATTGGCTTTGGAAGAATTAAAGAAAACATTTAAAATACCAATAGTTGGAGTTATAAAAGCTGGAGCAAAAACTGCGATAAATACGACAAAATCTGGAAATATCGGAGTTATTGGAACGAAGGCAACTGTGAATTCTAAAAGATATGAAGAAGAAATAAAAAAATTGAGTAAAAAAAATATAAAGGTTATTGAAAAGGCTTGTCCATTATTTGTTCCTGCGGTGGAAGAAGGAATTTTGGACGGAAAACTTGTCGATCAGATTATAAAAACATACTTAGATGATTTTGAAAAAGGGATTGATACGCTTATTTTAGGATGTACTCATTATCCGCTGCTAAAAAGTGCGATTGGAAAAATTTATACTGATTTAAATATCGTTGATCCTGCGAGAGAAACTGCACTTGATTTAAAAGAAATTTTGGAGGAGAAAAATTTATTAAAAAATGATGCAACAAAAAATAGAGAAGTTAAATATTATGTAACCGATGGGAAAGATAAATTTAAAGAAATTGGAATTATGTTTTTGGATGAAAATATTGAAAAAGTTGAGTTGGTAAAACTTTAA
- the metF gene encoding methylenetetrahydrofolate reductase [NAD(P)H] has product MFPPNKNFSEEKLKDVTAELVQYNPDFISVTYGAGGKTKSGTIEMASHIKNNLKTEVMTHLTCVGSKKSEINNFLKEVKENNIDNILALRGDVPVGETEEIYDKGDYKYASELIFDLRQNEKFSDLSIGAAFYPETHYQNNDLVDLFHLKNKVDSGTDFLVSQMFFDNDLFVKFRENAEKLDIKVPLIAGIMPVTNAKQIKRIIELSKCSVPKKLEKLIEKYGDNPDSMRKAGIMYASEQIIELFAYGIKGVHIYTMNKAENAKEIIKNIDFLR; this is encoded by the coding sequence ATTTTTCCGCCAAACAAAAATTTTTCGGAAGAAAAACTAAAAGATGTGACAGCGGAGCTGGTTCAATATAATCCCGACTTTATAAGCGTAACTTATGGTGCAGGTGGAAAGACAAAATCTGGGACAATAGAGATGGCGTCACACATAAAAAATAATTTAAAAACGGAAGTTATGACGCATTTGACTTGTGTTGGAAGTAAGAAAAGTGAAATAAATAATTTTTTGAAGGAAGTAAAAGAAAATAATATAGACAATATTTTGGCACTTCGTGGAGATGTTCCTGTCGGAGAAACTGAAGAAATATATGATAAAGGTGACTACAAATATGCGTCAGAGTTGATTTTTGACTTAAGACAAAATGAAAAATTTAGTGACCTTTCAATTGGTGCAGCGTTTTATCCAGAAACTCACTATCAAAACAATGATTTAGTGGATTTGTTTCATTTAAAAAATAAAGTTGACTCGGGAACAGATTTTTTAGTTTCACAGATGTTTTTTGACAACGACCTTTTTGTAAAATTTAGAGAAAATGCGGAAAAACTTGATATAAAAGTACCTTTAATTGCTGGAATAATGCCAGTTACGAATGCAAAACAAATTAAAAGAATAATAGAACTTTCAAAATGCTCAGTTCCGAAAAAATTGGAAAAATTAATTGAAAAATATGGAGATAATCCAGATTCAATGAGAAAAGCTGGAATTATGTATGCAAGTGAGCAAATTATCGAACTTTTTGCTTACGGAATAAAAGGCGTTCATATTTATACGATGAATAAGGCTGAAAATGCTAAAGAAATTATAAAAAATATTGATTTTTTGAGATAA
- the thiD gene encoding bifunctional hydroxymethylpyrimidine kinase/phosphomethylpyrimidine kinase, producing MSLKKVLTIAGSDTSGGAGIQADLKTFQERGVYGMSAITVIVAMEPKNWAHKVFPVELSVIKEQVDTVIKGIGIDALKTGMLPTVEIIEYVGSVLKDVKKPIVIDPVMVCKVNSEGEGNAENLFPENVEAMKKYLLPYATVVTPNLFEAAQLAGMETIKTVDEAKEAAKKIHELGAKNVVIKGRTFFAGENSVDLLYDGKDFEFFESKKIDTKWNHGAGCTFSASITAEIAKGATVSEAVKTTKELISNALKDSFPLNNFAGPINHKKFALK from the coding sequence ATGTCTTTAAAAAAAGTACTTACAATCGCAGGTTCTGATACAAGTGGTGGAGCAGGAATTCAAGCAGATCTTAAAACTTTTCAAGAAAGAGGAGTTTATGGAATGAGCGCAATTACAGTAATTGTTGCAATGGAGCCAAAAAATTGGGCACACAAAGTTTTTCCAGTTGAACTTTCTGTGATAAAAGAACAAGTTGACACAGTTATAAAGGGAATTGGAATAGATGCACTAAAAACAGGAATGCTTCCAACAGTGGAAATCATTGAATATGTTGGTTCTGTTTTAAAAGATGTCAAAAAACCGATTGTCATTGATCCAGTAATGGTTTGCAAAGTGAATAGCGAAGGAGAAGGAAATGCAGAAAATCTTTTCCCTGAAAATGTTGAAGCTATGAAAAAATATCTTTTGCCTTATGCGACAGTTGTGACACCGAATTTATTTGAAGCGGCGCAACTTGCTGGAATGGAAACTATAAAAACAGTTGATGAAGCAAAAGAAGCTGCTAAAAAGATACATGAATTAGGAGCAAAAAATGTTGTTATTAAAGGACGGACTTTTTTTGCTGGAGAAAACTCAGTGGATTTGTTATACGATGGAAAAGATTTTGAATTTTTTGAAAGTAAAAAAATTGATACAAAATGGAATCATGGCGCAGGATGTACTTTCTCAGCTTCAATTACTGCAGAAATTGCAAAAGGTGCAACAGTTTCAGAAGCTGTGAAAACAACAAAAGAATTAATTTCAAATGCACTTAAAGATTCATTTCCATTAAATAATTTTGCAGGTCCAATAAATCACAAAAAATTTGCATTAAAATAA
- a CDS encoding S-ribosylhomocysteine lyase, with product MERIASFTVDHKKLNRGIYVSRIDEINGNYITTFDVRMKLPNREPVINIAELHTIEHLGATFLRNHPTWKDEVVYFGPMGCRTGFYVILKGKLESKDIIDLMKELYKFMAEFKGEIPGATAIECGNYLDQNLAMANFESKKFLEETLENLTEANLVYPR from the coding sequence ATGGAAAGAATAGCAAGTTTTACAGTAGATCATAAAAAATTAAATAGAGGAATTTATGTATCAAGAATTGACGAAATTAACGGAAATTACATCACAACTTTTGATGTGAGAATGAAGCTGCCAAATAGAGAACCAGTTATAAATATTGCAGAACTTCATACAATCGAACATTTAGGAGCAACATTTTTAAGAAATCATCCAACTTGGAAAGATGAAGTTGTATATTTTGGACCAATGGGTTGCAGAACAGGATTTTATGTAATTTTGAAAGGAAAATTAGAATCAAAGGACATCATTGACTTAATGAAAGAACTTTACAAATTTATGGCAGAATTTAAAGGCGAAATCCCAGGAGCAACTGCAATTGAATGTGGAAACTATTTAGATCAAAACTTGGCAATGGCTAATTTTGAGTCGAAAAAATTTTTGGAAGAAACTTTGGAGAATTTGACGGAAGCGAATTTGGTTTATCCTAGATAG
- a CDS encoding S1C family serine protease yields the protein MLLFVLSCSDKSSKTSGASESDQKNTQEKSISLQELPKYTKNAVQTQDAFVSIHNSAKDSIVNIRTKKTVKVNTYNPLEALLFGNSGGQETRESGALGSGFVVSKDGYIVTNNHVIDGADEIFVKFSDGREYKTKLVGTSPEVDIAVLKINSNETFKPLEFANSDDVQIGQWSIAFGNPMGLNDSMTAGIVSAAGRSSLGIEQIENFIQTDAAINQGNSGGPLIDISGRVIGVNTAIYSQSGGSVGLGFAIPSNLVVRVKDSIIATGKFEKPYIGIYLDNLDAQKVKALNLKSSNGVYIAGTVANGPAAQAGLAKNDVVTAVDGKEVNSAGAFVGEIAAKKVGQKTNLTVTRNGKEMNIAVTLAKIPSTLQQQQILQQRQQQQQQQYEQQFGR from the coding sequence ATGCTGTTATTTGTTTTAAGCTGTTCTGATAAATCAAGTAAAACAAGTGGTGCATCAGAAAGCGACCAAAAAAATACGCAAGAAAAATCAATTTCTTTGCAAGAATTACCAAAATATACTAAAAATGCGGTTCAGACACAAGATGCATTTGTTAGTATTCACAACAGCGCAAAAGACTCGATTGTAAATATTAGAACTAAAAAGACTGTGAAAGTAAATACTTATAATCCATTAGAAGCATTATTATTTGGAAATTCAGGTGGACAGGAAACAAGGGAATCTGGAGCATTAGGTTCAGGATTTGTCGTTTCTAAAGATGGTTACATTGTGACAAATAATCATGTAATTGATGGTGCGGACGAAATTTTTGTAAAATTTTCTGACGGAAGAGAATATAAGACCAAACTTGTGGGAACTTCACCAGAAGTTGATATAGCCGTTTTAAAGATAAATTCAAACGAAACATTTAAACCTTTGGAATTTGCTAATTCAGACGATGTTCAAATTGGACAATGGTCAATCGCTTTTGGAAATCCAATGGGACTAAATGACTCAATGACTGCTGGAATTGTAAGTGCAGCTGGAAGAAGTTCACTTGGAATTGAGCAAATTGAAAACTTTATTCAAACGGATGCCGCAATTAATCAAGGAAATAGTGGAGGTCCGTTAATTGACATAAGCGGAAGGGTAATAGGAGTTAACACAGCTATTTATTCACAAAGCGGTGGAAGTGTGGGACTTGGATTTGCAATTCCTTCAAATTTAGTTGTGAGAGTAAAAGATTCGATCATTGCCACAGGAAAATTTGAAAAACCATATATCGGTATTTATTTGGATAATTTAGATGCGCAAAAAGTAAAAGCGTTGAATTTGAAATCGTCAAATGGAGTATATATTGCAGGAACTGTTGCAAATGGTCCAGCGGCACAAGCAGGACTTGCTAAAAATGATGTAGTTACAGCAGTTGATGGAAAAGAAGTAAATTCAGCAGGAGCTTTTGTGGGAGAAATTGCAGCTAAAAAAGTTGGTCAAAAAACTAATTTGACTGTGACAAGAAATGGAAAAGAAATGAATATTGCAGTTACATTGGCAAAAATACCAAGTACATTGCAGCAGCAGCAAATCTTGCAACAAAGACAACAGCAGCAGCAACAACAATATGAACAACAATTTGGAAGATAA
- the cobS gene encoding adenosylcobinamide-GDP ribazoletransferase: MKNIFEQLVILTKFMTRIPIPIKVNYDPKKLGKSIKFFPLVGLAIGLILYYSSIILVKFSKNNLINALIVIVIELMVVGIIHIDGLCDTFDGLFSYREKEKMLEIMKDSRIGTNGAIILVLYFIAKILFISEIFSINLKYLMIYPILARLATPVNAAFSDYARKNGMSNFIILQNSTFEGIFSIILAAALSIIILSFKGFELFLGAFAFIILFMQFVKKKIDGVTGDTMGASLELTAIFVLFLAIFLK; the protein is encoded by the coding sequence ATGAAAAATATTTTTGAGCAACTTGTCATTTTAACAAAATTTATGACAAGAATCCCAATTCCCATAAAAGTCAACTACGATCCAAAAAAACTTGGAAAATCAATAAAATTTTTTCCGCTTGTAGGATTGGCAATTGGACTTATTTTATATTATTCGAGCATAATTTTGGTAAAATTTTCAAAAAATAATTTGATAAATGCTTTGATTGTTATAGTTATAGAATTAATGGTAGTTGGAATAATTCATATTGATGGGCTTTGTGATACATTTGACGGGCTTTTTAGTTATAGAGAAAAAGAAAAGATGCTTGAAATAATGAAAGATTCGAGAATTGGGACAAATGGAGCGATAATTTTAGTTTTATATTTTATTGCAAAAATTTTATTTATTTCAGAAATTTTTTCAATAAATTTAAAATATTTGATGATTTATCCAATTTTAGCAAGACTTGCTACTCCAGTAAATGCTGCTTTTTCAGATTATGCCAGAAAAAATGGGATGAGCAATTTTATAATTTTACAAAATTCCACTTTTGAAGGAATCTTTTCGATAATTTTAGCAGCAGCTTTATCCATTATAATACTTAGTTTTAAAGGATTTGAGCTATTTTTAGGAGCTTTTGCATTTATAATTTTATTTATGCAGTTTGTAAAAAAGAAAATTGACGGCGTGACTGGTGACACGATGGGTGCGTCGCTTGAATTGACGGCAATTTTTGTGTTATTTTTAGCAATTTTTTTGAAGTGA
- a CDS encoding TatD family hydrolase, translating into MAKIIDTHTHIYDEQFAEDFDEVVERIEEQLESAVVIGCDLETSLTSVALANKYPFIYAVIGVHPVDIKKYNDEVEKELERLALNEEKVVAIGEIGLDYHWMEDPKDVQIAGFRKQMELAERVKKPVVIHTREALQDTINVLKEYPNVGGILHCYPGSLEAAKPLLDRYYIGIGGTLTFKNNKKTKELVRELPLEKIVLETDCPYLTPVPFRGKRNEPIYTKYVAQEIARIKEISVEEVIRVTTENAKKIYGIK; encoded by the coding sequence ATGGCAAAAATAATAGACACACATACACACATTTACGACGAGCAATTTGCAGAAGATTTTGATGAAGTTGTGGAACGGATTGAGGAGCAATTGGAAAGTGCTGTTGTTATTGGGTGTGATTTGGAAACTTCGCTTACGAGTGTGGCTCTTGCGAATAAATATCCGTTTATTTATGCGGTGATTGGAGTTCATCCTGTGGATATTAAGAAGTATAATGATGAAGTGGAAAAAGAGTTGGAGCGATTGGCTTTGAATGAGGAAAAGGTTGTTGCGATTGGGGAAATCGGACTGGATTATCACTGGATGGAAGATCCGAAGGATGTTCAGATTGCTGGATTTAGAAAGCAGATGGAACTTGCTGAAAGAGTGAAAAAGCCTGTTGTGATTCATACGAGGGAAGCGTTGCAGGATACGATTAATGTTTTGAAGGAATATCCGAATGTTGGTGGGATTTTGCATTGTTATCCAGGATCGCTTGAGGCGGCAAAACCACTTTTAGATAGATATTATATCGGAATTGGCGGAACTTTGACATTCAAGAATAATAAAAAGACGAAAGAACTTGTGAGAGAACTTCCTTTGGAAAAGATTGTCCTAGAAACAGATTGTCCATATTTGACGCCAGTTCCTTTTAGAGGGAAAAGAAATGAGCCGATTTATACAAAATATGTGGCACAAGAAATTGCTAGAATTAAGGAAATTTCAGTGGAAGAAGTTATAAGAGTAACTACGGAAAATGCGAAGAAAATTTATGGGATAAAATAA
- a CDS encoding histidine phosphatase family protein, whose product MTELLFIRHGETDHNKNRLFYGHLDPDINQTGIDQLNKTKLKLQKFEEKIDVVFCSDLRRCRQSLEILEISDKVKRNFTKELREINFGILEGKTYKEIEDENPHYIEQIENNWKYFKVKNGESVFELQNRIVKKIEEIIKNYQDKKILVVVHGGVIQSLISYYLTKNLDFYWNFKVDNGSITKMTVTEDNFVYFNYINR is encoded by the coding sequence ATGACGGAGTTATTATTTATTCGGCATGGAGAAACAGACCATAATAAAAATAGATTATTTTATGGACATCTTGATCCAGATATTAATCAAACTGGGATTGATCAGTTAAATAAGACAAAATTGAAGTTGCAGAAATTTGAAGAAAAAATAGATGTTGTTTTTTGTAGCGACTTGAGACGATGTCGACAAAGTCTTGAAATACTTGAAATTTCAGATAAAGTTAAAAGAAATTTTACAAAAGAATTGAGAGAAATTAATTTTGGAATTTTAGAAGGGAAGACTTATAAAGAAATTGAAGATGAAAATCCTCATTATATCGAGCAAATTGAAAATAATTGGAAATATTTTAAGGTTAAAAATGGTGAGAGCGTATTTGAGCTGCAAAATAGAATTGTTAAAAAAATAGAAGAGATTATAAAAAATTATCAAGATAAAAAAATTCTAGTAGTTGTTCATGGCGGTGTAATTCAGTCGCTAATTAGTTATTATCTCACAAAAAATTTGGATTTTTACTGGAATTTTAAAGTTGATAATGGAAGCATTACAAAAATGACAGTAACAGAAGATAATTTTGTTTATTTTAATTATATAAACAGATAA
- a CDS encoding YebC/PmpR family DNA-binding transcriptional regulator, translating to MGRHGTIAGRKEAQDKKRAASFTKLVRLITVAARGGDNPEFNVALKHAIEKAKAINMPNDNINRAIKKGAGTDGSTAFETLNYEGYGPAGVAIIVETLTDNKNRTASSVKHAFDRNGGKLGVSGSVSYMFGRKGEIIIEKTDDIDEEALMEVALNAGMEDMETLDDSFYITTDPSSFDEVADALREAGYTLLEADIQYLPSIEVETLADDDLQKLRKLIEVLENDDDVQKVHHNYAGEL from the coding sequence ATGGGAAGACATGGTACAATAGCTGGTCGTAAAGAAGCGCAAGATAAAAAAAGAGCTGCATCGTTTACAAAACTTGTAAGACTTATAACAGTTGCAGCAAGAGGTGGAGATAATCCAGAATTTAATGTGGCACTAAAACACGCAATTGAAAAAGCAAAAGCAATTAATATGCCTAATGATAACATTAACAGAGCAATTAAAAAAGGTGCGGGAACAGATGGTTCGACAGCTTTTGAAACATTAAATTATGAAGGATACGGACCTGCAGGAGTTGCAATTATTGTGGAAACATTAACTGACAACAAAAATAGAACTGCTTCATCTGTAAAACACGCTTTTGATAGAAATGGCGGAAAACTTGGAGTTTCTGGTTCAGTTTCGTATATGTTTGGAAGAAAAGGTGAAATTATAATTGAAAAAACTGACGATATTGATGAAGAAGCATTGATGGAAGTTGCACTAAACGCAGGAATGGAAGATATGGAAACTTTAGACGATAGTTTTTACATCACAACTGATCCAAGTTCTTTTGATGAAGTGGCAGATGCGCTTAGAGAAGCTGGATACACATTGTTAGAAGCTGATATTCAATATTTACCATCAATTGAAGTTGAAACTTTAGCAGATGACGATTTACAAAAATTAAGAAAATTAATCGAAGTCTTGGAAAATGATGATGATGTGCAAAAAGTTCATCATAATTATGCAGGAGAATTATAA
- a CDS encoding low molecular weight protein-tyrosine-phosphatase, translated as MKKVLFVCLGNICRSPMAEAVFKKMVADENLQDKIIIDSAATSSWEHGNPVHHGTRERLKKEGISTAGMYSRTLEDSDLDSDYIIGMDENNIKDINSFINGRKAGEVKRLLEYANESRDIADPWFTGDFEQTFADVTKGCQALMKKLKEEI; from the coding sequence ATGAAAAAAGTATTATTTGTCTGCCTTGGAAATATATGCCGTTCTCCAATGGCTGAGGCTGTCTTTAAAAAAATGGTTGCAGATGAGAATTTGCAAGATAAAATTATAATTGACTCTGCGGCAACAAGTTCTTGGGAACACGGAAATCCTGTTCATCACGGAACTCGTGAAAGATTGAAAAAAGAGGGAATTTCAACTGCTGGAATGTACTCTCGAACCCTTGAAGACTCAGATTTGGATTCCGATTATATCATTGGAATGGATGAAAATAATATAAAAGATATCAATTCATTTATAAATGGAAGAAAAGCAGGAGAAGTTAAAAGACTTTTGGAATATGCGAATGAAAGCCGTGATATTGCCGATCCTTGGTTTACAGGGGATTTTGAGCAGACATTTGCTGATGTCACAAAAGGCTGTCAGGCTTTGATGAAAAAATTGAAAGAAGAAATTTAA
- the ruvA gene encoding Holliday junction branch migration protein RuvA, protein MFEYIFGKLAIKKIDYVAIDINGLAYKIYISLKTFEKLNEIGKDEKLYIFTNVKEDDISFYGFKTQNERELFRELITISGVGPKLAIAILSTFEVQEVIEIVSIDETKIFTKVPGLGLKKAQKIILDLKDKVKKLNISESFEEKNKNSQINFNSEILNLKEDLKLALDSLGYQNEDVSKWITDEELCEISDISEVIKIVLQKIQSKKRK, encoded by the coding sequence ATGTTCGAATATATTTTTGGAAAACTTGCCATAAAAAAAATAGATTATGTGGCAATTGACATAAACGGACTGGCTTATAAAATTTATATTTCTCTTAAAACTTTTGAAAAATTAAACGAAATTGGAAAAGATGAAAAACTTTATATTTTTACAAATGTGAAGGAAGATGATATTTCTTTTTATGGATTTAAGACACAAAATGAAAGAGAATTATTTAGAGAATTAATTACGATAAGTGGCGTCGGTCCGAAACTTGCGATTGCGATACTGTCAACTTTTGAAGTGCAAGAAGTGATAGAAATTGTGTCGATTGATGAAACAAAAATATTTACAAAAGTCCCAGGTCTTGGGTTAAAAAAGGCACAAAAAATTATTTTGGACTTAAAAGATAAAGTGAAAAAATTGAATATTTCAGAAAGTTTTGAAGAAAAAAATAAAAATTCTCAAATTAATTTTAATAGTGAAATTCTGAATTTAAAAGAAGATTTGAAGTTAGCGCTTGATTCGCTTGGCTATCAGAATGAAGATGTTTCAAAGTGGATAACAGACGAAGAACTTTGTGAAATTAGTGACATAAGTGAAGTAATAAAAATTGTGCTGCAAAAAATTCAAAGTAAAAAAAGAAAATAA
- a CDS encoding D-alanyl-D-alanine carboxypeptidase family protein produces MKKKILFSILFFGVSSMAIAEDYSDYKALLVGDINGNIIKEDNSSTVRPLASVTKIMTVILTMDKIKSGQISYDTKVTVSAKAAKVPYGVTLVAGKQYTVRDLLKATIIKSSNNAAYALGEFVGGNIPNFVNMMNQKAQQFGLYSLRYCSPNGLPPSYTGSCMDQGNAKDLYKLAQIVVKDYSDYLNFSKNKVDYIDNGNTKVSSTNTLLGNVIGVDGLKTGYHDAAGSNIVLTAIRDGNRMITVILGSAHAKDRNAIGAREINEYYANGYGQNNYAQNANTNNINNENNNNNNNSQNKGNKVSQFFNSLFGKNNDGAKKVKAVNKNDVVAIVKIGNDKFNLYPTEDIEIEADKKPYLKYSITLNPGISRDSRGQVVGTYTATDGVQTFRGNLIMK; encoded by the coding sequence ATGAAGAAAAAAATATTGTTTTCAATATTATTTTTTGGAGTATCTTCGATGGCTATTGCGGAAGATTATTCTGACTACAAGGCACTTTTGGTGGGAGATATAAATGGAAATATAATTAAAGAGGACAATAGTAGCACAGTTAGACCACTAGCATCTGTAACAAAAATTATGACTGTCATTTTGACAATGGATAAAATAAAAAGTGGACAGATTTCTTATGACACTAAAGTTACGGTTTCGGCAAAAGCGGCAAAAGTTCCTTATGGGGTGACTTTAGTTGCGGGAAAACAGTATACAGTAAGAGATTTATTGAAAGCGACAATTATAAAATCATCAAATAATGCAGCTTATGCACTAGGAGAATTTGTTGGAGGAAATATTCCAAATTTTGTAAATATGATGAATCAAAAAGCACAACAATTTGGGTTGTATTCATTAAGATATTGCTCTCCAAATGGATTGCCACCTAGTTATACGGGTTCTTGCATGGATCAGGGAAATGCCAAAGATTTATATAAATTGGCGCAAATTGTAGTAAAAGATTACAGCGACTACTTGAATTTCTCAAAAAATAAAGTGGATTACATCGACAATGGAAATACAAAAGTTTCTTCAACAAACACTCTTTTGGGAAATGTCATTGGAGTTGATGGATTAAAGACAGGTTATCACGACGCAGCTGGGTCAAATATTGTACTTACAGCAATTCGTGACGGAAATAGAATGATTACCGTAATTTTAGGTTCTGCTCATGCTAAAGATAGAAATGCAATTGGAGCTAGAGAAATTAATGAGTATTATGCAAACGGATATGGTCAAAATAATTATGCGCAAAATGCAAATACAAATAATATAAACAATGAAAATAACAACAATAATAATAATTCGCAAAACAAAGGAAATAAAGTTTCTCAATTTTTCAACTCATTATTTGGAAAAAATAATGATGGAGCGAAAAAAGTAAAAGCGGTTAATAAAAATGATGTGGTTGCGATAGTAAAAATTGGAAATGACAAATTTAATTTGTATCCGACAGAAGATATAGAAATTGAAGCGGATAAAAAACCATATTTGAAATATAGCATAACATTAAATCCTGGTATTTCTAGAGATAGTAGAGGTCAAGTTGTTGGAACTTATACTGCGACAGATGGTGTGCAAACTTTTAGAGGTAATCTGATAATGAAATAA